The Lysobacter enzymogenes genome window below encodes:
- a CDS encoding glycosyltransferase: protein MRVLLSTFGSRGDAEPLAALAAALQAQGAQARVCTAPDFAPRFEQAGVELFPVGPTVRDWIREVMADPKPNIRERGAQVMDMYFDALPRAAEGCDAILATGLFPSTVAAQSVAERYGLRYVYAGYCPIYLPSAHHRPFQFPDRPPPPDSADNRERWALNTTIMQDVFGDAANRHRAALGLPPADRLRDRVFTDRPWLASDPVLSPWAPTSLCEVEQTGAWILPDDRPLAPDLRDFIEAGDAPVYVGFGSMGLHAWSDAARVAIDAARGLGRRIVLSGGWAGLAPVDAGEDCFAVGEVNQQALFPRMAAIVHHGGAGTTTAATRSGTPQVIVPQIADQPYWAGRVADLGMGVAHAGPIASVESLGEALAAALRPETRARARVVAEMVRGDGAAVAAKRLINSVNN from the coding sequence ATGCGTGTTTTGTTATCGACGTTCGGCTCGCGCGGGGACGCCGAGCCCCTGGCCGCCCTGGCCGCGGCCTTGCAGGCGCAAGGCGCGCAGGCGCGGGTGTGCACGGCGCCGGACTTCGCCCCGCGCTTCGAGCAGGCCGGGGTGGAGCTGTTCCCGGTCGGCCCCACCGTGCGCGACTGGATCCGCGAGGTGATGGCCGACCCCAAGCCCAACATCCGCGAACGCGGCGCGCAGGTCATGGACATGTATTTCGACGCGCTGCCGCGCGCCGCCGAAGGCTGCGACGCGATCCTCGCCACCGGCCTGTTCCCGTCCACCGTCGCCGCCCAATCGGTCGCCGAGCGCTACGGCCTGCGCTACGTCTACGCCGGCTACTGCCCGATCTACCTGCCCTCGGCGCACCACCGTCCGTTTCAGTTCCCGGACCGCCCGCCGCCGCCGGACAGCGCCGACAACCGCGAACGCTGGGCGCTGAACACGACGATCATGCAGGACGTGTTCGGCGACGCCGCCAACCGCCACCGCGCCGCGCTCGGCCTGCCGCCCGCCGACCGCCTGCGCGACCGCGTCTTCACCGACCGCCCCTGGCTCGCCTCCGACCCGGTGCTGAGCCCATGGGCGCCGACCAGCCTGTGCGAAGTCGAGCAGACCGGCGCGTGGATCCTGCCCGACGACCGCCCGCTGGCGCCGGACCTGCGCGACTTCATCGAGGCCGGCGACGCGCCGGTGTACGTCGGCTTCGGCAGCATGGGGTTGCATGCGTGGAGCGACGCCGCGCGCGTCGCCATCGACGCGGCGCGCGGGCTCGGTCGTCGCATCGTGCTCTCCGGCGGCTGGGCCGGGTTGGCGCCGGTCGATGCGGGCGAGGACTGCTTCGCGGTCGGCGAAGTCAATCAGCAGGCGTTGTTCCCGCGCATGGCGGCGATCGTGCATCACGGCGGCGCGGGGACGACGACGGCGGCGACGCGGTCGGGGACGCCGCAGGTGATCGTGCCGCAGATTGCCGATCAGCCGTATTGGGCCGGGCGCGTCGCCGACCTCGGCATGGGGGTGGCGCATGCGGGGCCTATCGCCAGCGTGGAATCGCTGGGCGAAGCGTTGGCTGCGGCGTTGCGCCCGGAGACGCGGGCGCGTGCGCGGGTGGTCGCTGAAATGGTGCGCGGAGATGGCGCGGCGGTGGCGGCCAAGCGGTTGATTAATTCGGTCAATAACTAA
- a CDS encoding LysR substrate-binding domain-containing protein: MARTLPGTRALRTFEAAARHLNFTRAAQEVGLTPAAVSYQIKELEDQLGVTLFVRNSRSIQLTAAGAELHRAAVEALGTLQRALGRARRLARGDGPLRLSLSARIASNWLLPRLPRLKAAHPELSLSFDVSDELRDFDADDIDLAIRFDAGSDAGLRSATLFAPTIVAVCSPALLREDAPLRQPRDLLERGLCLSHVVWRSGETVWPDWPQWMAAAGIADFDDSACMGFADSAHVVQAALDGHAVGLAELELIGADLAQGRLLRLFDIAVPMPDGYAYRVVHAPQRDDDARVAAVRDWLLDEARRAPD, from the coding sequence ATGGCCCGCACCCTGCCCGGCACCCGCGCCCTGCGTACGTTCGAAGCCGCCGCGCGGCATCTCAACTTCACCCGCGCCGCGCAGGAGGTCGGGCTGACCCCGGCCGCGGTGAGCTACCAGATCAAGGAACTGGAAGACCAACTCGGCGTGACCCTGTTCGTGCGCAACAGCCGCAGCATCCAGCTGACCGCCGCCGGCGCCGAACTGCACCGCGCCGCGGTCGAGGCGCTGGGCACGCTGCAACGCGCGCTCGGCCGCGCCCGGCGGCTGGCGCGCGGCGACGGCCCGCTGCGGCTGTCGCTGAGCGCGCGCATCGCCAGCAACTGGCTGCTGCCGCGCCTGCCGCGCTTGAAGGCCGCGCATCCCGAGCTGAGCTTGAGTTTCGACGTCAGCGACGAGCTGCGCGATTTCGACGCCGACGACATCGATCTGGCGATCCGCTTCGACGCCGGCTCAGACGCCGGCCTGCGCAGCGCGACGCTGTTCGCGCCGACCATCGTCGCGGTCTGCAGCCCCGCGCTGCTGCGCGAAGACGCACCGCTGCGGCAGCCGCGCGATCTGCTCGAACGCGGCCTGTGCCTGAGCCACGTGGTCTGGCGCAGCGGCGAAACGGTGTGGCCGGACTGGCCGCAGTGGATGGCCGCGGCCGGCATCGCCGATTTCGACGACAGCGCGTGCATGGGCTTCGCCGATTCGGCGCACGTGGTCCAGGCCGCGCTCGACGGGCATGCGGTCGGGCTGGCCGAACTGGAACTGATCGGCGCCGATCTGGCCCAGGGCCGGCTGCTGCGGCTATTCGACATCGCCGTGCCGATGCCGGACGGCTACGCCTATCGCGTAGTGCACGCGCCGCAGCGCGACGACGACGCCCGCGTCGCCGCGGTGCGCGACTGGCTGCTCGACGAAGCGCGGCGCGCGCCGGATTGA
- a CDS encoding aminotransferase class IV family protein, with product MSAVFPDPFVALARIDGRDAAAAALAPLAFAGHAHFTAMQVRDGGVRGLDLHLRRLREASLALYGRALPDEIVLDRLREALQRSPRDLSLTATAFLPAGEFTAADDGAPPSLLVRTAPPSDGPRGPLALAAVEHERMLPQFKHVGESAKTYHLRRAVAQGFDDAAFVDRAGRFSEATIWNLAFWDGEAVVWPQAAMLAGTTQGIVRRQLERQGMPQRERALTPADLPALKGAAVMNSWTPGVAVRRIGETALPPAPQFLRALHAAFAAEPAQAP from the coding sequence ATGTCCGCTGTTTTCCCCGACCCGTTCGTCGCTTTGGCCCGCATCGACGGTCGCGACGCCGCGGCCGCCGCGCTGGCGCCGCTGGCGTTCGCCGGCCACGCCCATTTCACCGCGATGCAGGTCCGCGACGGCGGCGTGCGCGGGCTCGACCTGCACCTGCGCCGCTTGCGCGAGGCCTCGCTGGCGCTGTACGGCCGAGCGCTGCCCGACGAGATCGTGCTGGACCGTCTGCGCGAGGCCTTGCAGCGCTCGCCGCGCGATCTGTCGCTGACCGCGACGGCGTTCCTGCCGGCCGGCGAGTTCACCGCGGCCGACGACGGCGCGCCGCCGTCGCTGCTGGTGCGCACCGCGCCGCCGTCGGACGGCCCGCGCGGGCCGCTGGCGCTGGCGGCGGTGGAGCACGAGCGGATGCTGCCGCAGTTCAAGCACGTCGGCGAAAGCGCCAAGACCTACCACCTGCGCCGCGCGGTCGCGCAGGGTTTCGACGATGCGGCGTTCGTCGACCGCGCCGGCCGTTTCAGCGAGGCGACGATCTGGAATCTGGCGTTCTGGGACGGCGAGGCGGTGGTGTGGCCGCAGGCCGCGATGCTGGCCGGCACGACCCAGGGCATCGTCCGCCGCCAGCTCGAACGCCAGGGCATGCCCCAGCGCGAGCGCGCGCTGACGCCGGCCGACTTGCCGGCGCTCAAGGGCGCGGCGGTGATGAACTCGTGGACGCCGGGCGTGGCGGTGCGGCGCATCGGCGAGACCGCGCTGCCGCCGGCGCCCCAGTTCCTGCGCGCGCTGCACGCCGCGTTCGCCGCCGAGCCGGCGCAGGCGCCGTGA
- a CDS encoding LysR family transcriptional regulator yields MFDLTRLRLLRELAHRGTMTAVAEAMGMTSSAVSQQLATLAREAGVELLEQVGRRVRLTAQGERLAAHADTVLRQLDAAALELREFAQQPAGELQVAGFSTFAKHYLLPAVARAQRRFPRLRVRLSELESDDALAAVREGRCDLALSFAYNLVPRAPVAGLSAQALLEEPVLLALPATWRDRGGAVDLRRLARQDWIVGARQSDDGLLAERACAAAGFVPRIAHTIDDYDLMLRMVAAGFGIGFVPQLALRAPSAAAVAVRAVRGAPPTRRIHAWTRDALAESPLVRALLAELREVVAADAR; encoded by the coding sequence ATGTTCGACCTGACCCGCCTGCGCCTGCTGCGCGAACTCGCCCACCGCGGCACCATGACCGCGGTGGCCGAAGCGATGGGAATGACCTCGTCGGCGGTATCGCAGCAACTGGCCACGCTGGCGCGCGAGGCCGGGGTCGAATTGCTGGAACAGGTCGGGCGGCGGGTGCGCCTGACCGCGCAGGGCGAGCGGCTCGCCGCGCATGCCGACACCGTCCTGCGCCAGCTCGACGCGGCCGCGCTGGAACTGCGCGAATTCGCCCAGCAACCGGCCGGCGAGCTGCAAGTCGCCGGCTTCTCCACCTTCGCCAAGCACTACCTGCTGCCGGCGGTCGCGCGCGCGCAGCGGCGCTTCCCGCGCTTGCGCGTGCGCCTGAGCGAACTGGAATCCGACGATGCGCTGGCCGCGGTGCGCGAAGGCCGTTGCGATCTGGCGCTGAGCTTCGCCTACAACCTGGTGCCGCGCGCGCCGGTCGCCGGCCTGAGCGCGCAAGCGCTGCTGGAGGAACCGGTGCTGCTGGCGCTGCCGGCGACGTGGCGCGACCGCGGCGGCGCGGTCGACCTGCGCCGGCTCGCGCGCCAGGACTGGATCGTCGGCGCGCGCCAGAGCGACGACGGCCTGCTGGCCGAACGCGCCTGCGCCGCGGCCGGCTTCGTCCCGCGCATCGCCCACACCATCGACGATTACGACCTGATGCTGCGCATGGTCGCGGCCGGTTTCGGCATCGGCTTCGTACCGCAGCTGGCGCTGCGCGCGCCCAGCGCCGCAGCGGTGGCGGTGCGCGCGGTGCGCGGCGCGCCGCCGACCCGGCGCATCCACGCCTGGACCCGCGACGCGCTGGCCGAATCGCCGCTGGTGCGCGCCTTGCTGGCGGAGTTGCGCGAAGTCGTCGCGGCGGACGCGCGCTGA
- a CDS encoding DUF1989 domain-containing protein encodes MPPMPPVAAAPAAAATPIPAAGAVALRLRAGQRLRVYDPHGGQSGDLMAYSADGRERLSNGCTFDYAGTVLLGRGDALWSDHSRRMLTILDDRVGRHDFLHAACSAPMYRLQYGLEGRGIEGEPRNCRDNLCAALRSLGLAPEPLPTPFNLFMHADLGADGRLTIRPPRSRAGDWIELRADMDLAVAVSACPAATCNGGAPPRPLAYRIFDPEPFIDTRISR; translated from the coding sequence ATGCCTCCGATGCCTCCCGTTGCGGCCGCGCCCGCCGCGGCCGCGACGCCAATCCCCGCCGCCGGCGCGGTCGCGCTGCGCCTGCGCGCGGGCCAGCGCCTGCGCGTCTACGACCCGCACGGCGGCCAGAGCGGCGACCTGATGGCGTACTCGGCCGACGGCCGCGAACGGCTCAGCAACGGCTGCACCTTCGACTACGCCGGCACCGTGCTGCTCGGCCGCGGCGATGCGCTGTGGTCGGACCATAGCCGGCGCATGCTGACGATTCTCGACGACCGCGTCGGCCGCCACGATTTCCTGCACGCGGCGTGCAGCGCGCCGATGTATCGCCTGCAGTACGGCCTTGAAGGCCGGGGCATCGAAGGCGAGCCGCGCAACTGCCGCGACAACCTGTGCGCGGCGCTGCGTTCGCTGGGGCTGGCGCCGGAGCCGCTGCCGACGCCGTTCAATCTGTTCATGCACGCCGACCTCGGCGCCGACGGCCGGCTGACGATCCGGCCGCCGCGCTCGCGCGCCGGCGACTGGATCGAACTGCGCGCCGACATGGACCTGGCCGTCGCGGTGTCCGCGTGCCCGGCCGCGACCTGCAACGGCGGCGCGCCGCCGCGGCCGCTGGCGTACCGCATTTTCGACCCCGAACCTTTCATCGACACCAGGATTTCGCGATGA
- a CDS encoding agmatinase family protein, translated as MTPIALLGVPNDENSSYLRGPADAPAAIRRELFSDAYAQCSESGVDLSVPGRWIDNGDVAFEAGLDPWLAIETAVARALEPGHPLISLGGDHAVTHPILRAVRRRHPRLTIVHVDAHPDLYDAYQGNPRSHASPFARIMEEGLADRLIQVGLRATSAEHRAQFRRFGVETVSAAQWTGELRLKIDTPVYLSLDLDALDPAYAPGVSHREPGGVTPRQVIGLIQGLGAPLVAADVVEYNPRCDIGNATALVAAKLVKEIAGMMAGGTREAAHLAA; from the coding sequence ATGACTCCGATCGCGCTGTTGGGCGTTCCCAACGACGAGAATTCTTCCTACCTGCGCGGCCCGGCCGACGCGCCGGCGGCGATCCGGCGCGAGCTGTTTTCCGACGCCTATGCGCAGTGCAGCGAAAGCGGCGTGGATCTGTCGGTGCCGGGCCGCTGGATCGACAACGGCGATGTGGCGTTCGAGGCCGGGCTCGATCCGTGGCTGGCGATCGAAACCGCGGTGGCGCGCGCGCTGGAACCCGGGCATCCGCTGATCTCGCTCGGCGGCGATCATGCGGTGACCCATCCGATCCTGCGCGCGGTGCGGCGGCGTCATCCGCGCCTGACCATCGTGCATGTCGACGCGCATCCGGATCTCTACGACGCTTACCAGGGCAATCCGCGTTCGCACGCCTCGCCGTTCGCGCGGATCATGGAAGAAGGGCTGGCCGACCGCCTGATCCAGGTCGGGCTGCGCGCGACCAGCGCCGAGCACCGCGCGCAGTTCCGCCGCTTCGGCGTGGAGACGGTCAGCGCGGCGCAATGGACCGGCGAACTGCGGCTGAAGATCGACACGCCGGTGTACCTGTCGCTCGACCTGGATGCGCTGGACCCGGCGTATGCGCCGGGCGTGTCGCACCGCGAACCGGGCGGGGTGACGCCGCGGCAGGTGATCGGGCTGATCCAGGGGCTCGGCGCGCCGTTGGTGGCGGCCGATGTGGTCGAGTACAACCCGCGTTGCGATATCGGCAACGCGACCGCGCTGGTCGCGGCGAAGCTGGTCAAGGAGATCGCCGGGATGATGGCGGGCGGGACGCGCGAGGCGGCGCATCTGGCGGCTTGA
- a CDS encoding sensor domain-containing protein: MKPEPPAPAGTAACAAADAAPQAGAADALAALDAALRDPQLPAHLRDGLERAADALRRERDGAALIREAFDAIPDLVTVLDEDGTVVEINRHGMRAHRRLREDIVGQPIHVLNPELPADHLAPVWESLNRGDSYIIEVTNKRGDGTRFPVEVHSAGFVHDGARRIIAVARDLSSREENELRFRELVESIDRGLIVQDDALRIVYANSAAMRLLSLHSGESIADELRSGDWMVVDEHGHELAPERYPSRVALDTGAVVASTVLGLYHRVRRELIWLAITAVPQFPPGGDRPHQVFALFSNITVLKRDSALFDRAQALAQIGGWEWDAGRDRLYLTFEAQRILGREPAPTKIEELIGCLQPLDRHRLRNALERTLAGGRSLDLELQGLRADGSAFWVRAIADAGLGDVVRQVLTGTLQDITERKLEEDQLRIQARSDPLTGLLNRDAVQDELERRLDAFPHAPLGVLYIDLDRFKVVNDILGHAAGDRLLASAARRIRHAVGDRAQIARFGGDEFLVVCSLDGDPTCAERLADAILEVFGDTFRVDGEEFTITASIGIAQSPLDGRTAQQLIQSADVAMYDSKRRGRNSWQAFTPELAEQQLHRLQLETHLRRAVHNDEFHLVYQPQVNLHDGRVVAAEALIRWRNRSLGEMSPDRFIDHAETTGDIVGIGGWVLHEACRQLRQWRDQGLGIERVAVNVSYRQFLGDDLGHTVAAALAEHGLPGSALELEFTERVLIEDAPDTVRTFARLRELGVSLSIDDFGEGYSALNYIRRLPIHGLKLSQLFVQGVPDNQSDVAVCQAVTGIARSLGLGLVAEGVETQRQRAFLRELGVLIGQGFLFAPGLAPDELRDYCLAQSAH, encoded by the coding sequence GTGAAGCCCGAACCGCCCGCGCCCGCCGGTACGGCCGCCTGCGCCGCTGCGGATGCGGCGCCGCAGGCGGGCGCGGCCGACGCGCTGGCTGCGCTGGACGCGGCCCTGCGCGACCCGCAACTGCCCGCGCACCTGCGCGACGGGCTCGAACGCGCCGCCGACGCGCTGCGCCGCGAGCGCGACGGCGCGGCCCTGATCCGCGAAGCCTTCGACGCGATTCCCGACTTGGTCACCGTGCTCGACGAAGACGGCACCGTGGTCGAGATCAACCGCCACGGCATGCGCGCGCACCGGCGCCTGCGCGAGGACATCGTCGGCCAGCCGATCCACGTGCTCAACCCGGAACTGCCCGCGGACCACCTGGCGCCGGTGTGGGAAAGCCTCAACCGCGGCGACAGCTACATCATCGAAGTCACCAACAAGCGCGGCGACGGCACCCGCTTCCCGGTCGAAGTGCATTCGGCCGGCTTCGTCCACGACGGCGCGCGCCGGATCATCGCGGTCGCGCGCGACCTCAGCAGCCGCGAGGAGAACGAGCTGCGCTTCCGCGAACTGGTCGAATCCATCGACCGCGGCCTGATCGTGCAGGACGACGCGCTGCGCATCGTCTACGCCAACAGCGCGGCGATGCGCCTGCTGTCGCTGCACAGCGGCGAGAGCATCGCCGACGAACTGCGCTCGGGCGACTGGATGGTGGTCGACGAACACGGCCACGAGCTGGCGCCGGAACGCTACCCCTCGCGCGTCGCCCTGGACACCGGCGCGGTCGTCGCCAGCACCGTGCTCGGGCTCTACCACCGCGTGCGCCGCGAACTGATCTGGCTGGCGATCACCGCGGTGCCGCAGTTCCCGCCCGGCGGCGACCGCCCGCATCAGGTGTTCGCGCTGTTCTCCAACATCACCGTGCTCAAGCGCGACAGCGCCCTGTTCGACCGCGCCCAGGCCCTGGCCCAGATCGGCGGCTGGGAATGGGACGCCGGCCGCGACCGGCTCTACCTCACCTTCGAAGCCCAGCGCATCCTCGGCCGCGAACCCGCGCCGACCAAGATCGAGGAACTGATCGGCTGCCTGCAGCCGCTGGACCGCCACCGCCTGCGCAACGCGCTCGAACGCACCCTCGCCGGCGGCCGCAGCCTGGACCTGGAACTGCAGGGCCTGCGCGCCGACGGCAGCGCGTTCTGGGTGCGCGCGATCGCCGACGCCGGCCTCGGCGACGTGGTCCGCCAGGTGCTGACCGGAACGCTGCAAGACATCACCGAACGCAAGCTCGAAGAAGATCAGTTGCGGATCCAGGCGCGCAGCGACCCGCTGACCGGCCTGCTCAACCGCGACGCGGTGCAGGACGAACTGGAGCGGCGCCTGGACGCGTTCCCGCACGCGCCGCTCGGCGTGCTCTACATCGACCTGGACCGCTTCAAGGTGGTCAACGACATCCTCGGCCACGCCGCCGGCGACCGCCTGCTGGCCTCGGCCGCGCGGCGCATCCGCCACGCGGTCGGCGACCGCGCCCAGATCGCCCGCTTCGGCGGCGACGAATTCCTGGTGGTGTGCTCGCTCGACGGCGATCCGACCTGCGCCGAGCGCCTCGCCGACGCGATCCTGGAAGTCTTCGGCGACACCTTCCGCGTCGACGGCGAGGAATTCACCATCACCGCCAGCATCGGCATCGCCCAGTCGCCGCTCGACGGCCGCACCGCGCAGCAGCTGATCCAGAGCGCCGACGTGGCCATGTACGACAGCAAGCGCCGCGGCCGCAACAGCTGGCAGGCGTTCACCCCGGAACTGGCCGAGCAGCAGCTGCACCGCCTGCAGCTGGAAACCCATCTGCGCCGCGCCGTGCACAACGACGAGTTCCATCTGGTCTACCAGCCGCAGGTGAACCTGCACGACGGCCGCGTGGTCGCCGCCGAAGCGCTGATCCGCTGGCGCAACCGCTCGCTCGGCGAAATGAGCCCGGACCGCTTCATCGACCACGCCGAAACCACCGGCGACATCGTCGGCATCGGCGGCTGGGTGCTGCACGAAGCCTGCCGCCAGCTGCGCCAGTGGCGCGACCAGGGCCTGGGCATCGAACGCGTCGCGGTCAACGTCTCGTACCGCCAGTTCCTCGGCGACGACCTCGGCCACACCGTCGCCGCCGCGCTGGCCGAACACGGCCTGCCCGGCAGCGCGCTGGAACTGGAATTCACCGAGCGCGTGCTGATCGAGGACGCGCCCGACACCGTGCGCACCTTCGCCCGCCTGCGCGAACTCGGGGTCAGCCTGTCGATCGACGACTTCGGCGAAGGCTACAGCGCGCTGAACTACATCCGCCGCCTGCCGATCCACGGGCTCAAGCTCAGCCAGTTGTTCGTCCAGGGCGTGCCCGACAACCAGTCCGATGTGGCGGTCTGCCAGGCGGTGACCGGCATCGCCCGCAGCCTCGGCCTCGGCCTGGTCGCCGAAGGCGTGGAAACCCAGCGCCAGCGCGCGTTCCTGCGCGAGCTCGGCGTACTGATCGGCCAGGGCTTTTTGTTCGCGCCCGGATTGGCGCCGGACGAATTGCGCGACTACTGCCTCGCGCAGTCCGCCCACTGA
- a CDS encoding hydroxymethylglutaryl-CoA lyase: protein MNQPSPLPHQPASVRIVEVGPRDGLQNEKAQIATADKIALIDRLSATGLRSIEATSFVSPKWVPQLADAADVFAGIHRKPGVHYPVLVPNEQGYERARAVGVEEIAVFTAASEAFNRTNINASIDESLARFAPVMARAKADGVAVRGYVSTVLGCPYQGEVPLNDVVRVARALHEMGCYEISLGDTIGVGTPGKARAMFKAVAAEVPVAALAVHFHDTYGQALSNILACLEEGVAVVDSAVSGAGGCPYAKGASGNVASEDVVYMLHGLGIRTGVDLDALADTGRWLAALLGRETGSKVGKALAAA from the coding sequence ATGAACCAGCCGAGCCCCCTCCCGCATCAGCCCGCGTCCGTGCGCATCGTCGAAGTCGGCCCGCGCGACGGGTTGCAGAACGAAAAGGCGCAGATCGCCACCGCCGACAAGATCGCCCTGATCGACCGCCTCTCGGCGACCGGCCTGCGCAGCATCGAAGCGACCAGCTTCGTCAGCCCCAAGTGGGTGCCGCAGTTGGCCGACGCCGCCGACGTGTTCGCCGGCATCCATCGCAAGCCCGGTGTGCATTACCCGGTGCTGGTGCCGAACGAACAGGGCTACGAGCGCGCGCGCGCGGTCGGGGTCGAGGAAATCGCGGTGTTCACCGCCGCCTCGGAAGCCTTCAACCGCACCAACATCAACGCCTCCATCGACGAATCGCTGGCGCGCTTCGCGCCGGTGATGGCGCGCGCCAAGGCCGACGGCGTGGCCGTGCGCGGCTACGTCTCGACCGTGCTCGGCTGCCCTTACCAGGGCGAGGTGCCGCTCAACGACGTGGTGCGGGTCGCGCGCGCCCTGCACGAGATGGGCTGCTACGAGATCTCGCTCGGCGACACCATCGGCGTCGGCACCCCGGGCAAGGCCCGCGCGATGTTCAAGGCGGTCGCCGCCGAAGTGCCGGTGGCGGCGCTGGCCGTGCATTTCCACGACACCTACGGCCAGGCGCTGTCGAACATCCTGGCGTGCCTGGAAGAAGGCGTGGCGGTCGTCGACTCGGCGGTGTCCGGCGCCGGCGGCTGCCCCTACGCCAAGGGCGCCAGCGGCAACGTCGCCAGCGAGGACGTGGTCTACATGCTGCACGGCCTCGGCATCCGCACCGGCGTCGACCTCGACGCGCTGGCCGACACCGGCCGCTGGCTGGCCGCCCTGCTCGGCCGCGAGACCGGCAGCAAGGTCGGCAAGGCGCTGGCCGCGGCGTGA